The Gasterosteus aculeatus chromosome 17, fGasAcu3.hap1.1, whole genome shotgun sequence genome includes a window with the following:
- the eif4enif1 gene encoding eukaryotic translation initiation factor 4E transporter isoform X2: MENNACVEQKNSDGDATVDPDKQPAATAPYRYTKEELLEIKELPVSNERPECLSEKYDSDGIWDPEKWHASLYPTSERNSPVEGFKKEYVDDRVPLKRRIPDPRERLKEDDLDVILSPQRRSFGGGCQGNAALAPHARRPISPLENKENESLRLGGARRIGSGRIIAARAFEREPRVEKERERERDFKDKRFRRDFGDKRVFSERRRNDSYAEEEPEWFSGGPTSQSETIELIGFDDKILEDDKRRSKRSKKRGESIREVECNGGQADARDAGVQSTADQEVPHPDVLPEQTTGDFDFNEFFNLEKTMPGLASAPFSVLQMIEDVLGEGPVSASRFSQWFSNNMSPSGSRSSSLRSTPHEELEKLAGFEQRGSSSSQGPASYFTPIQPSECKEKVDILDLLHKAKIDLKPLLSTLSVNKARLRESTNCGAVLSLEEVEGEMKGMKLCPEPQVRKVAPPQRGNGTPFMAQHLEEALTGGPSARPHSRDTDMSAFNKLVSSMKASGTLPTHPKTSTNSQPSDPAVVTMSEGHGPPQQQKNIFQALLGGSARSRSPTLLSNLLANSEGPTSTAPLHGLLHKGPSPPLFPQRAPSPDYFNSRMHPPAGFTVGHQAMLPPHYAEVHRSMSPGSAAPQQIRMPVNHADLEALAFQQDLALHAHPSFQSGYKPPQDKSFRNRLQRVNHSPGPGPPPAERHSPGNAVTSMLSPSFTPTSVIRKMYATKEKGRDEPSSRLEIKEEAAGYTRDCSSPNLYLDGVDGNAAQSGGVKAGSQTLQSRDHERLRPVSAGQHVPTMVPPGSSSSFPRPIYPVPLLSHVPMVRPPPQLHPTVVQRMLAQGIQPQQLGPALVQAGIFPTHVDLAQLQGLPPALLGQQLYPMSATGHTLLPPRANTQMQLAVMQQQLQQRPMHPGISGPQSQSHGPHRTNGSQQHGGPNPPGLAKWFGSDVLEQPLPSMPAKVISVDELEFRP, from the exons ATGGAGAACAATGCTTGTGTCGAGCAGAAGAATAGTGATGGAGATGCTACTGTGGACCCAGATAAACAGCCAGCAGCCACAGCTCCTTACAGATACACCAAG gAGGAGCTTCTTGAAATAAAAGAACTGCCAGTCTCAAATGAAAGGCCAGAATGTCTTTCTGAGAAATATGACAG TGATGGTATCTGGGACCCTGAGAAGTGGCACGCCTCTCTGTATCCCACTTCAGAGCGTAACTCTCCAGTGGAAGGTTTTAAAAAGGAATATGTGGACGACAGAGTTCCTTTGAAACGGAGGATTCCAG ATCCTCGAGAGCGGTTAAAGGAGGATGATCTGGATGTCATACTTAGCCCTCAGCGACGCAGCTTTGGAGGTGGATGTCAAGGCAACGCTGCACTTGCACCCCACGCCCGTCGCCCAATTAGCCCCCTGGAAAATAAGGAAAACGAGAGTCTTCGTCTCGGAGGGGCACGCAGAATCGGCAGTGGCCGCATAATTGCTGCCCGAGCCTTTGAGAGAGAACCCCGTGTGGAGAAAGAGCGGGAACGTGAGCGAGACTTTAAGGATAAAAGATTCAGG AGGGATTTTGGTGACAAACGGGTGTTCAGTGAAAGAAGAAGGAATGACTCTTATGCAGAAGAGGAGCCAGAGTGGTTCTCGGGGGGGCCCACCAGCCAGTCCGAGACAATTGAGCTCATTGGATTTGATGACAAAATCCTGGAGGATGATAAGCGCCGGTCCAAGCGGTCAAAGAAGCGGGGCGAGTCGATAAGAGAAG TCGAATGCAATGGTGGACAGGCAGATGCACGAGATGCAGGTGTGCAGTCAACTGCTGATCAAGAGGTTCCTCACCCGGATGTCCTGCCCGAGCAGACGACTGGAGACTTTGACTTCAATGAATTCTTCAATCTGGAGAAGACCATGCCAGGACTGGCCTCT gctcccttcTCTGTCTTGCAGATGATAGAGGACGTTTTGGGGGAGGGGCCTGTATCAGCTAGTCGCTTCAGTCAGTGGTTCTCCAATAACATGAGCCCGTCAGGCAGCCGTTCCAGCAGTCTGAGATCCACTCCGCATGAGGAGCTGGAGAAACTTGCAG GATTTGAGCAACGCGGCTCGTCCTCCAGCCAAGGCCCGGCCTCCTACTTCACACCTATTCAGCCATCGGAGTGCAAGGAGAAGGTGGACATCCTGGACCTGCTTCACAAGGCCAAAATAGACTTGAAGCCTCTTCTTTCCACCCTGTCTGTCAACAAAGCTCGGCTACGGGAAAGCA CTAACTGTGGAGCGGTGCTCTcgctggaggaagtggagggagaAATGAAGGGAATGAAGCTCTGCCCAGAACCACAGGTCCGGAAAGTGGCGCCTCCTCAAAGAGGCAATGGCACGCCCTTTATGGCGCAACATTTGGAGGAAGCCTTAACTGGGGGCCCCAGCGCCCGTCCACACTCGCGTGACACAGATATGTCTGCCTTTAACAAACTCGTCAGCAGCATGAAGGCAAGTGGAACTCTGCCAACTCACCCCAAAACAAGCACAAACAGC CAACCTTCAGATCCGGCGGTTGTGACTATGTCTGAAGGCCACGGGCCCCCTCAGCAgcagaaaaatatatttcag GCACTCTTAGGAGGTTCCGCTCGTAGTCGCTCTCCTACACTCCTCAGTAATCTGTTGGCCAACTCTGAGGGACCAACGAGCACTGCCCCGCTACATGGACTACTACACAAGGGCCCGTCACCCCCCCTCTTTCCACAAAGGGCCCCCTCACCTGACTACTTCAACAGTCGGATGCATCCTCCAGCAG GTTTCACCGTTGGTCATCAGGCCATGCTGCCGCCGCACTATGCTGAGGTCCACAGGTCTATGAGCCCTGGATCTGCAGCACCGCAACAG ATAAGGATGCCTGTGAATCATGCAGACCTGGAAGCTCTGGCATTTCAACAAGACCTCGCTTTACATGCCCACCCTTCATTCCAGTCGGGCTACAAGCCTCCACAGGACAAATCCTTTCGAAATAG ACTGCAGCGTGTGAATCACTCCCCTGGTCCCGGCCCCCCGCCGGCTGAAAGACACTCCCCAGGCAATGCTGTCACCAGCATG TTGTCCCCGTCATTCACACCTACATCTGTGATCCGCAAAATGTATGCAACAAAAGAGAAAGGCAGAGATGAACCCTCAAGTCGTTTGGAGATTAAGGAAGAGGCAGCAGGATACACTCGAG ACTGCAGCTCCCCAAATCTATACCTGGACGGGGTGGATGGTAATGCCGCCCAGTCTGGTGGCGTAAAGGCTGGTTCACAGACCTTACAAAGCAGGGACCATGAGCGCCTCAGGCCTGTCTCTGCTGGACAACATGTGCCCACCATGGTACCTCCGGGATCCTCCTCGTCTTTCCCGCGTCCCATCTATCCCGTACCACTGCTATCTCATGTACCTATGGTGCGCCCTCCTCCCCAGCTGCACCCCACTGTGGTTCAACGAATGCTGGCGCAGGGAATCCAGCCCCAGCAGCTGGGACCTGCTCTTGTGCAGGCAG GTATATTTCCAACCCATGTTGACCTCGCCCAACTTCAAGGCTTGCCTCCTGCCCTGCTTGGACAACAGCTGTACCCTATGAGTGCAACAGGACATACACTTCTACCTCCTAGAGCAAATACTCAAATGCAGTTGGCAGTAATGCAGCAGCAACTTCAACAAAGACCAA TGCATCCAGGCATCTCTGGCCCGCAGTCACAGAGCCACGGCCCACACCGGACAAATGGCTCCCAGCAACACGGGGGCCCCAACCCCCCAGGCCTTGCCAAGTGGTTTGGCTCGGACGTGCTAGAACAGCCACTACCCTCCATGCCGGCCAAGGTCATAAGTGTTGATGAATTGGAGTTCCGACCATAA
- the eif4enif1 gene encoding eukaryotic translation initiation factor 4E transporter isoform X3, translating into MENNACVEQKNSDGDATVDPDKQPAATAPYRYTKEELLEIKELPVSNERPECLSEKYDSDGIWDPEKWHASLYPTSERNSPVEGFKKEYVDDRVPLKRRIPDPRERLKEDDLDVILSPQRRSFGGGCQGNAALAPHARRPISPLENKENESLRLGGARRIGSGRIIAARAFEREPRVEKERERERDFKDKRFRRDFGDKRVFSERRRNDSYAEEEPEWFSGGPTSQSETIELIGFDDKILEDDKRRSKRSKKRGESIREAVECNGGQADARDAGVQSTADQEVPHPDVLPEQTTGDFDFNEFFNLEKTMPGLASMIEDVLGEGPVSASRFSQWFSNNMSPSGSRSSSLRSTPHEELEKLAGFEQRGSSSSQGPASYFTPIQPSECKEKVDILDLLHKAKIDLKPLLSTLSVNKARLRESTNCGAVLSLEEVEGEMKGMKLCPEPQVRKVAPPQRGNGTPFMAQHLEEALTGGPSARPHSRDTDMSAFNKLVSSMKASGTLPTHPKTSTNSQPSDPAVVTMSEGHGPPQQQKNIFQALLGGSARSRSPTLLSNLLANSEGPTSTAPLHGLLHKGPSPPLFPQRAPSPDYFNSRMHPPAGFTVGHQAMLPPHYAEVHRSMSPGSAAPQQIRMPVNHADLEALAFQQDLALHAHPSFQSGYKPPQDKSFRNRLQRVNHSPGPGPPPAERHSPGNAVTSMLSPSFTPTSVIRKMYATKEKGRDEPSSRLEIKEEAAGYTRDCSSPNLYLDGVDGNAAQSGGVKAGSQTLQSRDHERLRPVSAGQHVPTMVPPGSSSSFPRPIYPVPLLSHVPMVRPPPQLHPTVVQRMLAQGIQPQQLGPALVQAGIFPTHVDLAQLQGLPPALLGQQLYPMSATGHTLLPPRANTQMQLAVMQQQLQQRPMHPGISGPQSQSHGPHRTNGSQQHGGPNPPGLAKWFGSDVLEQPLPSMPAKVISVDELEFRP; encoded by the exons ATGGAGAACAATGCTTGTGTCGAGCAGAAGAATAGTGATGGAGATGCTACTGTGGACCCAGATAAACAGCCAGCAGCCACAGCTCCTTACAGATACACCAAG gAGGAGCTTCTTGAAATAAAAGAACTGCCAGTCTCAAATGAAAGGCCAGAATGTCTTTCTGAGAAATATGACAG TGATGGTATCTGGGACCCTGAGAAGTGGCACGCCTCTCTGTATCCCACTTCAGAGCGTAACTCTCCAGTGGAAGGTTTTAAAAAGGAATATGTGGACGACAGAGTTCCTTTGAAACGGAGGATTCCAG ATCCTCGAGAGCGGTTAAAGGAGGATGATCTGGATGTCATACTTAGCCCTCAGCGACGCAGCTTTGGAGGTGGATGTCAAGGCAACGCTGCACTTGCACCCCACGCCCGTCGCCCAATTAGCCCCCTGGAAAATAAGGAAAACGAGAGTCTTCGTCTCGGAGGGGCACGCAGAATCGGCAGTGGCCGCATAATTGCTGCCCGAGCCTTTGAGAGAGAACCCCGTGTGGAGAAAGAGCGGGAACGTGAGCGAGACTTTAAGGATAAAAGATTCAGG AGGGATTTTGGTGACAAACGGGTGTTCAGTGAAAGAAGAAGGAATGACTCTTATGCAGAAGAGGAGCCAGAGTGGTTCTCGGGGGGGCCCACCAGCCAGTCCGAGACAATTGAGCTCATTGGATTTGATGACAAAATCCTGGAGGATGATAAGCGCCGGTCCAAGCGGTCAAAGAAGCGGGGCGAGTCGATAAGAGAAG cagTCGAATGCAATGGTGGACAGGCAGATGCACGAGATGCAGGTGTGCAGTCAACTGCTGATCAAGAGGTTCCTCACCCGGATGTCCTGCCCGAGCAGACGACTGGAGACTTTGACTTCAATGAATTCTTCAATCTGGAGAAGACCATGCCAGGACTGGCCTCT ATGATAGAGGACGTTTTGGGGGAGGGGCCTGTATCAGCTAGTCGCTTCAGTCAGTGGTTCTCCAATAACATGAGCCCGTCAGGCAGCCGTTCCAGCAGTCTGAGATCCACTCCGCATGAGGAGCTGGAGAAACTTGCAG GATTTGAGCAACGCGGCTCGTCCTCCAGCCAAGGCCCGGCCTCCTACTTCACACCTATTCAGCCATCGGAGTGCAAGGAGAAGGTGGACATCCTGGACCTGCTTCACAAGGCCAAAATAGACTTGAAGCCTCTTCTTTCCACCCTGTCTGTCAACAAAGCTCGGCTACGGGAAAGCA CTAACTGTGGAGCGGTGCTCTcgctggaggaagtggagggagaAATGAAGGGAATGAAGCTCTGCCCAGAACCACAGGTCCGGAAAGTGGCGCCTCCTCAAAGAGGCAATGGCACGCCCTTTATGGCGCAACATTTGGAGGAAGCCTTAACTGGGGGCCCCAGCGCCCGTCCACACTCGCGTGACACAGATATGTCTGCCTTTAACAAACTCGTCAGCAGCATGAAGGCAAGTGGAACTCTGCCAACTCACCCCAAAACAAGCACAAACAGC CAACCTTCAGATCCGGCGGTTGTGACTATGTCTGAAGGCCACGGGCCCCCTCAGCAgcagaaaaatatatttcag GCACTCTTAGGAGGTTCCGCTCGTAGTCGCTCTCCTACACTCCTCAGTAATCTGTTGGCCAACTCTGAGGGACCAACGAGCACTGCCCCGCTACATGGACTACTACACAAGGGCCCGTCACCCCCCCTCTTTCCACAAAGGGCCCCCTCACCTGACTACTTCAACAGTCGGATGCATCCTCCAGCAG GTTTCACCGTTGGTCATCAGGCCATGCTGCCGCCGCACTATGCTGAGGTCCACAGGTCTATGAGCCCTGGATCTGCAGCACCGCAACAG ATAAGGATGCCTGTGAATCATGCAGACCTGGAAGCTCTGGCATTTCAACAAGACCTCGCTTTACATGCCCACCCTTCATTCCAGTCGGGCTACAAGCCTCCACAGGACAAATCCTTTCGAAATAG ACTGCAGCGTGTGAATCACTCCCCTGGTCCCGGCCCCCCGCCGGCTGAAAGACACTCCCCAGGCAATGCTGTCACCAGCATG TTGTCCCCGTCATTCACACCTACATCTGTGATCCGCAAAATGTATGCAACAAAAGAGAAAGGCAGAGATGAACCCTCAAGTCGTTTGGAGATTAAGGAAGAGGCAGCAGGATACACTCGAG ACTGCAGCTCCCCAAATCTATACCTGGACGGGGTGGATGGTAATGCCGCCCAGTCTGGTGGCGTAAAGGCTGGTTCACAGACCTTACAAAGCAGGGACCATGAGCGCCTCAGGCCTGTCTCTGCTGGACAACATGTGCCCACCATGGTACCTCCGGGATCCTCCTCGTCTTTCCCGCGTCCCATCTATCCCGTACCACTGCTATCTCATGTACCTATGGTGCGCCCTCCTCCCCAGCTGCACCCCACTGTGGTTCAACGAATGCTGGCGCAGGGAATCCAGCCCCAGCAGCTGGGACCTGCTCTTGTGCAGGCAG GTATATTTCCAACCCATGTTGACCTCGCCCAACTTCAAGGCTTGCCTCCTGCCCTGCTTGGACAACAGCTGTACCCTATGAGTGCAACAGGACATACACTTCTACCTCCTAGAGCAAATACTCAAATGCAGTTGGCAGTAATGCAGCAGCAACTTCAACAAAGACCAA TGCATCCAGGCATCTCTGGCCCGCAGTCACAGAGCCACGGCCCACACCGGACAAATGGCTCCCAGCAACACGGGGGCCCCAACCCCCCAGGCCTTGCCAAGTGGTTTGGCTCGGACGTGCTAGAACAGCCACTACCCTCCATGCCGGCCAAGGTCATAAGTGTTGATGAATTGGAGTTCCGACCATAA
- the eif4enif1 gene encoding eukaryotic translation initiation factor 4E transporter isoform X1 — MENNACVEQKNSDGDATVDPDKQPAATAPYRYTKEELLEIKELPVSNERPECLSEKYDSDGIWDPEKWHASLYPTSERNSPVEGFKKEYVDDRVPLKRRIPDPRERLKEDDLDVILSPQRRSFGGGCQGNAALAPHARRPISPLENKENESLRLGGARRIGSGRIIAARAFEREPRVEKERERERDFKDKRFRRDFGDKRVFSERRRNDSYAEEEPEWFSGGPTSQSETIELIGFDDKILEDDKRRSKRSKKRGESIREAVECNGGQADARDAGVQSTADQEVPHPDVLPEQTTGDFDFNEFFNLEKTMPGLASAPFSVLQMIEDVLGEGPVSASRFSQWFSNNMSPSGSRSSSLRSTPHEELEKLAGFEQRGSSSSQGPASYFTPIQPSECKEKVDILDLLHKAKIDLKPLLSTLSVNKARLRESTNCGAVLSLEEVEGEMKGMKLCPEPQVRKVAPPQRGNGTPFMAQHLEEALTGGPSARPHSRDTDMSAFNKLVSSMKASGTLPTHPKTSTNSQPSDPAVVTMSEGHGPPQQQKNIFQALLGGSARSRSPTLLSNLLANSEGPTSTAPLHGLLHKGPSPPLFPQRAPSPDYFNSRMHPPAGFTVGHQAMLPPHYAEVHRSMSPGSAAPQQIRMPVNHADLEALAFQQDLALHAHPSFQSGYKPPQDKSFRNRLQRVNHSPGPGPPPAERHSPGNAVTSMLSPSFTPTSVIRKMYATKEKGRDEPSSRLEIKEEAAGYTRDCSSPNLYLDGVDGNAAQSGGVKAGSQTLQSRDHERLRPVSAGQHVPTMVPPGSSSSFPRPIYPVPLLSHVPMVRPPPQLHPTVVQRMLAQGIQPQQLGPALVQAGIFPTHVDLAQLQGLPPALLGQQLYPMSATGHTLLPPRANTQMQLAVMQQQLQQRPMHPGISGPQSQSHGPHRTNGSQQHGGPNPPGLAKWFGSDVLEQPLPSMPAKVISVDELEFRP; from the exons ATGGAGAACAATGCTTGTGTCGAGCAGAAGAATAGTGATGGAGATGCTACTGTGGACCCAGATAAACAGCCAGCAGCCACAGCTCCTTACAGATACACCAAG gAGGAGCTTCTTGAAATAAAAGAACTGCCAGTCTCAAATGAAAGGCCAGAATGTCTTTCTGAGAAATATGACAG TGATGGTATCTGGGACCCTGAGAAGTGGCACGCCTCTCTGTATCCCACTTCAGAGCGTAACTCTCCAGTGGAAGGTTTTAAAAAGGAATATGTGGACGACAGAGTTCCTTTGAAACGGAGGATTCCAG ATCCTCGAGAGCGGTTAAAGGAGGATGATCTGGATGTCATACTTAGCCCTCAGCGACGCAGCTTTGGAGGTGGATGTCAAGGCAACGCTGCACTTGCACCCCACGCCCGTCGCCCAATTAGCCCCCTGGAAAATAAGGAAAACGAGAGTCTTCGTCTCGGAGGGGCACGCAGAATCGGCAGTGGCCGCATAATTGCTGCCCGAGCCTTTGAGAGAGAACCCCGTGTGGAGAAAGAGCGGGAACGTGAGCGAGACTTTAAGGATAAAAGATTCAGG AGGGATTTTGGTGACAAACGGGTGTTCAGTGAAAGAAGAAGGAATGACTCTTATGCAGAAGAGGAGCCAGAGTGGTTCTCGGGGGGGCCCACCAGCCAGTCCGAGACAATTGAGCTCATTGGATTTGATGACAAAATCCTGGAGGATGATAAGCGCCGGTCCAAGCGGTCAAAGAAGCGGGGCGAGTCGATAAGAGAAG cagTCGAATGCAATGGTGGACAGGCAGATGCACGAGATGCAGGTGTGCAGTCAACTGCTGATCAAGAGGTTCCTCACCCGGATGTCCTGCCCGAGCAGACGACTGGAGACTTTGACTTCAATGAATTCTTCAATCTGGAGAAGACCATGCCAGGACTGGCCTCT gctcccttcTCTGTCTTGCAGATGATAGAGGACGTTTTGGGGGAGGGGCCTGTATCAGCTAGTCGCTTCAGTCAGTGGTTCTCCAATAACATGAGCCCGTCAGGCAGCCGTTCCAGCAGTCTGAGATCCACTCCGCATGAGGAGCTGGAGAAACTTGCAG GATTTGAGCAACGCGGCTCGTCCTCCAGCCAAGGCCCGGCCTCCTACTTCACACCTATTCAGCCATCGGAGTGCAAGGAGAAGGTGGACATCCTGGACCTGCTTCACAAGGCCAAAATAGACTTGAAGCCTCTTCTTTCCACCCTGTCTGTCAACAAAGCTCGGCTACGGGAAAGCA CTAACTGTGGAGCGGTGCTCTcgctggaggaagtggagggagaAATGAAGGGAATGAAGCTCTGCCCAGAACCACAGGTCCGGAAAGTGGCGCCTCCTCAAAGAGGCAATGGCACGCCCTTTATGGCGCAACATTTGGAGGAAGCCTTAACTGGGGGCCCCAGCGCCCGTCCACACTCGCGTGACACAGATATGTCTGCCTTTAACAAACTCGTCAGCAGCATGAAGGCAAGTGGAACTCTGCCAACTCACCCCAAAACAAGCACAAACAGC CAACCTTCAGATCCGGCGGTTGTGACTATGTCTGAAGGCCACGGGCCCCCTCAGCAgcagaaaaatatatttcag GCACTCTTAGGAGGTTCCGCTCGTAGTCGCTCTCCTACACTCCTCAGTAATCTGTTGGCCAACTCTGAGGGACCAACGAGCACTGCCCCGCTACATGGACTACTACACAAGGGCCCGTCACCCCCCCTCTTTCCACAAAGGGCCCCCTCACCTGACTACTTCAACAGTCGGATGCATCCTCCAGCAG GTTTCACCGTTGGTCATCAGGCCATGCTGCCGCCGCACTATGCTGAGGTCCACAGGTCTATGAGCCCTGGATCTGCAGCACCGCAACAG ATAAGGATGCCTGTGAATCATGCAGACCTGGAAGCTCTGGCATTTCAACAAGACCTCGCTTTACATGCCCACCCTTCATTCCAGTCGGGCTACAAGCCTCCACAGGACAAATCCTTTCGAAATAG ACTGCAGCGTGTGAATCACTCCCCTGGTCCCGGCCCCCCGCCGGCTGAAAGACACTCCCCAGGCAATGCTGTCACCAGCATG TTGTCCCCGTCATTCACACCTACATCTGTGATCCGCAAAATGTATGCAACAAAAGAGAAAGGCAGAGATGAACCCTCAAGTCGTTTGGAGATTAAGGAAGAGGCAGCAGGATACACTCGAG ACTGCAGCTCCCCAAATCTATACCTGGACGGGGTGGATGGTAATGCCGCCCAGTCTGGTGGCGTAAAGGCTGGTTCACAGACCTTACAAAGCAGGGACCATGAGCGCCTCAGGCCTGTCTCTGCTGGACAACATGTGCCCACCATGGTACCTCCGGGATCCTCCTCGTCTTTCCCGCGTCCCATCTATCCCGTACCACTGCTATCTCATGTACCTATGGTGCGCCCTCCTCCCCAGCTGCACCCCACTGTGGTTCAACGAATGCTGGCGCAGGGAATCCAGCCCCAGCAGCTGGGACCTGCTCTTGTGCAGGCAG GTATATTTCCAACCCATGTTGACCTCGCCCAACTTCAAGGCTTGCCTCCTGCCCTGCTTGGACAACAGCTGTACCCTATGAGTGCAACAGGACATACACTTCTACCTCCTAGAGCAAATACTCAAATGCAGTTGGCAGTAATGCAGCAGCAACTTCAACAAAGACCAA TGCATCCAGGCATCTCTGGCCCGCAGTCACAGAGCCACGGCCCACACCGGACAAATGGCTCCCAGCAACACGGGGGCCCCAACCCCCCAGGCCTTGCCAAGTGGTTTGGCTCGGACGTGCTAGAACAGCCACTACCCTCCATGCCGGCCAAGGTCATAAGTGTTGATGAATTGGAGTTCCGACCATAA